The sequence TCGGCAGGCAGGAATGAAGTCTGGAAGGCGATCTCGGGATTGCCGAGGTTGACCATGAGTTCGGTCTTCGGCTTGGGCAGCTGGGACAGGTCGACCTTCTCCACCTCGAAGGGGATCTCCCCCTCATAGACCCGGCCCACCTCCCCTTCGGCACAGGAAACGGTGACGCTCTGGCCGTCTTCGAGCACTTCGGTGGCGTTGCCGGTGCCCACCACGGCCGGAATGCCCAGTTCGCGGGCGACGATGGCGGCATGGCATGTCCTCCCGCCGCGGTTGGTGACGATCGCCGCCGCCGTCTTCATCACCGGCTCCCAGTCGGGAGTGGTCATGTCGGCCACCAGCACCCCGCCGGGGCGGAATTGGGACAGATGTTCCACGTCGGGAATCACCCGCGCGACGCCGGTGGCGATCTTGGTGCCCACGGCGCGGCCCTCCACCAGCACCTTGCCGGTGCCGGTGAGGCGGTATTCCTCCAGGATGGCGTAGTTCTTCTGGGAGGCGACGGTTTCCGGGCGGGCCTGGACTAGGTAGAGCTGGCCGTCGAGGCCGTCCTTGGCCCACTCCATGTCCATGGGGCGGCCATAGTGGTCCTCCACCTTGATGGCGTAGTCGGCCAGCACCAACGCGTCGTCGTCGGAGATACAGAAGCGCTGCTGGTCGGCCTTGGGGGTGGGGACGATGCGGGTGGTCTGGCGGTCGCCGCCGACAGCCAGCACCATCTTGATCTTCTTGGCCCCCAGGCGCCGTCGCAGCACCGCCCGGTACCCTTCCCGGAAGGTGGGTTTGAAGACGTAGAACTCGTCCGGGTCCACCGCCCCCTGCACCACGGTCTCCCCCAGGCCGTAGGCGGCGGTGATGAACACTGCCTCCTTGAAACCGGTCTCGGTGTCGATGGAGAACATCACCCCGCTGGCGGCCAGATCGGAGCGCACCATCTTCTGCACCCCCACCGAGAGATACACCTTGAAATGGTCGAAACCCTGATCGATGCGGTAGTGGATGGCGCGGTCGGTGAACAGGCTGGCGAAGCAGCGCCGCACCGCCTCGATCAGGGCCTCGCCGCCGCGGATGTTAAGATAGGTTTCCTGCTGGCCGGCGAAGCTGGCGGTGGGCAGATCCTCGGCGGTGGCCGAGGAGCGCACCGCCACGCTCAGATCCGCATCGCCGTATTCCCGGGCCAGGCGATGATAGGCATCGAGGATCTCGGCGCGCAGATCCTCAGGGATGCCGGCCTCGTAAACGATGCGCCGGGCTTCGGCCCCCCGGTGGCGCAGGTCCTCGACGTCACTGGGATCGAGATCGTCGAGAACTTCATGGAGCCTCTCCCAGGCCCCGGCCCGGTCGAGCACATACTTGTACCCTTGGGCGGTGATGGCAAAGCCGTCGGGCACCCGGATGCCCTGAGGGGTGAGGGCGCGGTACATCTCCCCCAAGGAGGCGTTCTTGCCACCCACCAGGGGGACGTCGTCGATACCCAGTTCCTCGAAAAAACGGATGAAGCGGTAGGTCATGGCGGTCTCCTATCTGTGAGCAATGTTTCCACAGAGTAAACTGATTAGTTTCGCTTGCAAAGAAAGCGCTGGATTTGCCCTAGATCAAAAATAATCACCAATGGCAGCCTAGAATCTTGAGTGAAGATGTGTCGTTTCTCTTTTCTATCGCCATCATAAGGAAACCTCCATGCA comes from Methylomarinovum tepidoasis and encodes:
- the ppsA gene encoding phosphoenolpyruvate synthase, with product MTYRFIRFFEELGIDDVPLVGGKNASLGEMYRALTPQGIRVPDGFAITAQGYKYVLDRAGAWERLHEVLDDLDPSDVEDLRHRGAEARRIVYEAGIPEDLRAEILDAYHRLAREYGDADLSVAVRSSATAEDLPTASFAGQQETYLNIRGGEALIEAVRRCFASLFTDRAIHYRIDQGFDHFKVYLSVGVQKMVRSDLAASGVMFSIDTETGFKEAVFITAAYGLGETVVQGAVDPDEFYVFKPTFREGYRAVLRRRLGAKKIKMVLAVGGDRQTTRIVPTPKADQQRFCISDDDALVLADYAIKVEDHYGRPMDMEWAKDGLDGQLYLVQARPETVASQKNYAILEEYRLTGTGKVLVEGRAVGTKIATGVARVIPDVEHLSQFRPGGVLVADMTTPDWEPVMKTAAAIVTNRGGRTCHAAIVARELGIPAVVGTGNATEVLEDGQSVTVSCAEGEVGRVYEGEIPFEVEKVDLSQLPKPKTELMVNLGNPEIAFQTSFLPADGVGLARMEFIINEYIKVHPMALVHPEKVEDEGERKAIEKLTRDFDDPKAFFVRTLAEGVGTIAAAFYPKPVVVRMSDFKTNEYASLLGGRWFEPVEANPMLGFRGAARYAHPAYAEGFALECAAMKRVREVMGLKNVILMLPFVRRVDEAERVLAKMAELGLKRGDDGLKIYCMCEIPNNVVLIDRFAEHFDGFSIGSNDLTQLTLGVDRDSELVAFDYDERDEGVKAMMRLAVEGCRRNGVHSGICGQAPSDYPEMAEFLVECGIDAMSLNPDSLLRTLRRVVEVERRRHR